The Triticum aestivum cultivar Chinese Spring chromosome 7B, IWGSC CS RefSeq v2.1, whole genome shotgun sequence genome window below encodes:
- the LOC123161805 gene encoding histone H2B.3-like, whose protein sequence is MAPKAEKKPVAEKAEKTTAAKKTKAEKRPPASKEGGEKKGKKKSKKSVETYKIYIFKVLKQVHPDIGISSKAMSIMNSFINDIFEKLAGESAKLARYNKKPTITSREIQTSVRLVLPGELAKHAVSEGTKAVTKFTSS, encoded by the coding sequence ATGGCCCCCAAGGCGGAGAAGAAGCCGGTGGCGGAGAAGGCCGAGAAGACCACGgcggcgaagaagaccaaggccgaGAAGCGACCGCCGGCGTCCAAGGAGGGCggcgagaagaaggggaagaagaagtccaagaagagcgtggagacgtacaagatctacatcttcaaggtgctgaagcaggtgcacCCGGACATCGGCATCTCCTCCAAGGCCATGTCcatcatgaactccttcatcaacgaCATCTTCGAGAAGCTCGCCGGCGAGTCCGCCAAGCTCGCCCGCTACAACAAGAAGCCCACCATCACGTCCAGGGAGATCCAGACGTCCGTCCGCCTCGTCCTCCCCGGCGAGCTCGCCAAGCACGCCGTCTCCGAGGGCACCAAGGCCgtcaccaagttcacctcctcctAG